Proteins co-encoded in one Arachis hypogaea cultivar Tifrunner chromosome 13, arahy.Tifrunner.gnm2.J5K5, whole genome shotgun sequence genomic window:
- the LOC112737202 gene encoding phenylacetaldehyde reductase, translated as MSNSIAGIGTGNGNGKVVCVTGASGYIASWIVNLLLQRGYTVRATLRDPSNPKKLDHLLKLHGAKERLQIFKADLLEDGSFDSAIDGCDGVFHTASPVTLRVVNDPQAELIDPAVKGTLNVLQSCAKSPSVKRVVLTSSISAVLFTDRPLTPDVVVDETWFSDADNCTKLERWYSLSKTLAEDAAWKFANKNGIDMVSILPSMVAGPLLQPEVNESVEPILSIINGAPFPNRVFGWVNVKDVAIAHIQAYEIPTASGRYLIVERVVHYSEHARILHDLYPTLQIKDKCEDDKPFVPTYQVSKEKAESLGIEFTPLEVTLKETVESFREKNIVNF; from the exons ATGAGCAACAGCATCGCTGGAATTGGAACTGGAAATGGAAATGGGAAAGTGGTGTGCGTTACCGGCGCTTCTGGTTACATAGCGTCATGGATAGTCAACCTCCTCCTTCAACGTGGCTACACTGTTAGGGCCACCCTTCGTGATCCAA GTAATCCAAAGAAGCTTGATCACTTGCTCAAACTCCACGGCGCAAAGGAGAGGTTGCAGATCTTTAAGGCGGACCTTCTAGAAGATGGCTCCTTTGACTCTGCCATTGACGGTTGCGATGGTGTCTTTCATACTGCTTCGCCTGTTACGCTTCGGGTTGTCAATGACCCGCAG GCTGAATTAATTGATCCAGCAGTGAAAGGAACCTTGAATGTCCTTCAATCCTGTGCAAAATCACCATCGGTGAAACGAGTAGTATTGACATCTTCTATTTCTGCGGTTCTATTTACAGATAGGCCTTTAACTCCCGATGTAGTGGTCGATGAGACATGGTTTTCAGATGCTGATAACTGTACAAAACTAGAG AGATGGTATTCACTTTCAAAGACTTTAGCAGAGGATGCAGCCTGGAAATTTGCAAACAAGAACGGCATTGACATGGTTTCTATTTTACCATCAATGGTAGCAGGACCTCTGTTACAACCAGAAGTTAATGAAAGCGTTGAGCCAATCCTAAGCATAATAAATG GTGCACCATTTCCAAATAGAGTTTTTGGATGGGTGAACGTGAAAGATGTCGCGATCGCCCATATTCAGGCATATGAGATTCCTACAGCTAGTGGAAGATATCTTATTGTTGAGAGAGTGGTGCACTACTCTGAACATGCTAGGATTTTGCATGATCTTTACCCAACATTACAGATTAAGGATAA GTGCGAAGACGATAAGCCATTTGTGCCAACATATCAGGTTTCCAAAGAAAAGGCAGAGAGTTTGGGAATCGAATTCACACCATTGGAAGTAACCCTCAAAGAGACTGTTGAAAGCTTTAGAGAAAAGAACATTGTCAACTTTTAA